CGGGTCCCGATGCGGCTCTCCCTGCAGAACCCCCCGCTGCCCGCAGAGCCATGGGGACAAGCGCCGCAGCCGCGCCCCTCTCTCTCCCAGTCTCCCCTGACCCTTTGGGCTGCTCGCAGCCTGAACCCCCCCTCCTCCCCGGACTCCCCTGCCACCTTCAGCCGCCTCCCGCACCGCCTCGCTCACCGATGTTCCCCTCGATGGAAATCTTCCTGAGGCGTTTTTGGAAGCTGGATTCGAGGGAACCGGCGGGGCTCTTGCAGTGCCGCTTGGCGGGGGTAGACATGGCTGTGCCGAGCGGGAACTCGAGGGGTTCCCAGCTGCTCCGGCGCACTTTAAGCGTCCCGCCAGGCGGGTGGGCGGGATGGCCGCTTCCCGCCAATCCTCCCAGAGAAAAGGCGGAGGCGCTGCCCCCTCCCCCGCTCCTGCCCCGCTCCTGCCGCCGCGGTGTTACAAAATGGGCGTTCGGCAAGTGAAATGGAGAAGAGAGCTTTGTGCAGGAAGTGACTGTAGCACGGTTCCACTTAATGATctaatttgcatttctgtaagCGGGTTCGCCATGTTTGATTTACTTATGTAAACTTGAGCAtgtactggggaaaaaaaaaagtcaaaaagcCTCCAGCTGTGGGGGAGGGGTAGTTGTTAGTAATCCGGAACACGTCAAACAAAAAGTTACATGAGAGATGTAGGCTCAGTTTGTTTTGGTTCTGACTGGAGAAGAAATACTCGTGAATGAATGGTGTTCAGCCGGAGACTAAGAGCAGCTTCTGGGCTCCAAATACTTGTGTCAGGGGTCTAGAAGCTTGCTTAACTGTAGGCATGGGTCCTGTATCACCTGCATAGACAAGTTGAAACATGAGCTGGTTATCCAAGGGGAAAGGGGATGGAGGATTCTTAGATGATGAGTTATTCCagtttcctctttcctcctcgGTAATACTGAGATTCAAGGTGATATCTAGCTAGGTCTGGTGTGTTTGGAAGAAATGGGAGGGAATTAACTTTTCCGTACTTTTATGATAATTATGACCCATTGTCTCTTCTTTCCCCATCTCCTCCAAACACACCAGGCTTCAGTGACCGAAGCGAGCAGATTGTTTCACGTGGGGTAGCGTCAGCCTTTGAAGCTGGTAAGTGCTAGTTCCCACACGCGGTGTGTGCAGCCAGAGCGCTCCGGTGTCCGCACCACGCGGGAGCCGCGacgggccggggcgggggcgcGCGGGGCACGCGCAGTGCGGCGAGCGGCGCCCCGGgcgcgcggggccggggctTTGTTCGGCGGGCAGCGCGTGCGCACAGGCGGCGCGCGGGGTCTtgggggcggggccgggctgcACCGGGGCACATGCGCGCCCCGCACCCGCCCGGGCCACGCCGCTGCCGGTACCGTGCTCGGCGCAGGGCTCGCGGTGCTCAGTACCCGCTCGCCACACGCTGCTTTCTGCGAACCGGCCGCGGGCGCTGCGCCATTGCCGCGGGCCCGCCAGGGCGGCGTCTGGGACCGCGCTCTTTGTGCGGAGGAAAGCCCGGCCCAGCGGAAGCGGGAGCATCCGCCGCCATTTCCTAGCGCGCTCTCGCTACAGGCTCGCCTGCTCGCTGCCGCCTGACCGGGACTAGGCGCTCTCCGGACAGCGGATCAGGCTCGGAGCCCTAGAACCAGCGCGGAGCCCCACCATGTGTGCGTGCGGGGAAGGGGCAGGGCGCGGGCCGGGGGCGGGAGCGGCGCCGTGTGTGTGAGGCGGCAGCGCCTAAGGCAGAGGAGGATCAGGGAGGGCCGGCCGGGGCACAGGCCAGGGGGGCCGCCGGGCGCTCTGAGGGGGTGCGGGTGGCGGCCGTGCTGAGCAGTATCTCAAAGGACCCGTTCTGGTCTTTCCAGCAACCACAgaagcagagacagagcagagccTCACCCCCAATGTGATGCTCAACACAGAGAGCAGTGAGGGATATGTGGTGAAAGTCCGGGGGCTGCCTTGGTCCTGCTCCACTGAGGAGGTGCAGAGGTTCTTCTCCGGTAagtggggctgtggggggagTAAGAGGtgtgggagaggggctgggcgCTGCTACCAGTTCTGGATCCCTCCCAGGGATGCTTGGCAGTGGGAATACTGTAGTGAGCAGGAGGCATTCAGTAGCCAGCGTGGTTTGTAGTGCAACAAGTGCTTCAGCCAGAACCTGGTATGCACAGCCATGTTCACGCAGCACAGAGGAGCTTAGTGTCTGAATTGCTGGGATAGCCGCAACTGCCTTTGCTGCTTGAGTAACTAGGAGAGagagggttttattttaaaaaatgttcaacCTGAAGGAAGAATTTTGAAGCTAAATCAGTTTACTTCTTGTGTTGTCCCAATAGACTCTTGTTAAGTGTGTATCCTTCCCCAAATTCTCAGCATTCTGCAGTAATAAATATTGGCGATAAATATATGCTTTCTGCAGTGACTAGAGCTTTTAAAACTGCTTCAGGAATTTGCTGTATTGGACTCTGTTCTGATTTACTTTATTGCACTTAACACtgattgttattattatttatttcacactAATAAGAAAGTTAAGATCAAAATCAGATAGTATGTTCAACTTGAGGCagaaaagctttggaaatgGGTAATTTGTATTTGCTTAATACTGATCTGTAGGCTAACTGCAGTTAGCATCTTGGTTAATTAGTCATTTTTAAGTTATAACAAGAATGCTGctgattttgttgttgtggtgTAATTGGTACTCagtacatttttttgttttagctcTCTGAAACTTCCAAAGTAACACTGTTCCTGTAATAATGTAATTCTGCCTTCctgtttaattttcagattgCAAAATTCTGAACGGGGCTTTGGGTATCCGTTTCATCTATACCAGGGAGGGCAGACCAAGTGGAGAAGCATTTGCTGAACTTGAGTCAGAGGAAGATGTGAAATTGGCCCtgaaaaaagacagagaaacaaTGGGACACAGATATGTTGAAGGTTTGACTTAGTTGGTCTAGTAACTGACTACATTGTGTTTGTGCTTGATGGGTTTTTGGtaaattgcttttcttgtctctttaaaatgcatgtgaaaGGACAGATGGACTTGCATATCATAAGTTGACTAATTTCAAGGCAAATGACTTTAAAAACTCTTCCCTACTCCAGAATGCATTAATTCTAAGTGCCTTTTACAGTTTTCAAGTCAAACAACGTTGAAATGGATTGGGTTCTGAAGCATACTGGTCCCAACAGCCCTGATACAGCTAATGATGGTTTTGTACGTCTTAGAGGACTCCCATTTGGCTGTAGTAAAGAAGAAATTGTACAGTTTTTTTCAGGTATGTGGGATAAAAGTAGTAGCTGTAGCACTATTGGTTTAtgctaaaaaaccccaccaaaccaaaaaacatgGATTGCCCAGTAGTACTGCCCAACAGTATTATCATGGgtattaaaagtaaataaaccaATTCTTCACTAGTTTTCTGGGCATGACAAATCCTTTGGATTACTTCCTAAAGTACTTGATAACTAAATAATTTAGGGAAAGCCAAAAAGTTGCTCAAATTTATACTTGGTGGGACCTGCTGTTTCAATTAAGGATTATAGAAAAGTGTCTTGCTTTccaaataaatctgaatatttCATGTGGGAGGATATTTCTACCCCTAGCCTTGGCTGATTTGCCCTGGTCAGTGAAGGGTGTAGAGCACCCTCAACACTGGGctctgtgtgaggagcaggTTCTCAGTAAGGGCCCATGACCTCTTCCCTACATAGAACTagtattgaaaaaaattcagagaaaaccTGCTGAACTCTACCCAAGTACAGATTAGCCCCTTTCTCTTCctatggggaaaaaacccccaccagACCCCTGAAATTGCCTAGCTCAGAGTTTTTATGGATGAAGAGATAATGTCTTGTTTTGactaatttttacttttttgcagctgttttatGTTTTACAAACTGGAATTAGACTATTAAAATGTCTAAGAATGGAATCTGTTGATTGTTTAGGATTTCActtgttattttcaaaatactagATTTCTAAATGTTTTGCTATAACAAGATATGATAGAGCTtactgttttgctttaaaatacagtagAAACATTTCCAGTTTTACAGTctcagaagttgtttttttgttttctgaattggTGATATGAACAAGAGCAATTTCTAAGTATGtgcattttaaactgtttttttcttacatggTGAAGTAATTCAAGCTTTATAAGTTGTTTATGTGCTTATTATACAAAATGTGTCTCTTCTGTTCAGGaactaatatttaaaaatggcttcatgatttttttcttaattaagcACTCCTAAAGAttaagaaaacccaacaaaacaatgCTGAAACTTAATGTTTGCATAAGACTAATTATTTTATCTAAGTGACCTCTAGTAAAATTACTTGTTCTATATAAAACTGTTTAACTTGCTATGTTTGAATTTTAAGTTCTCTTAAAAAGTTCCTCTTAAATACTTTCACAGAATTGACGAGGTTTGTAATAATGTGTGAAGTTCTTAACGCACCCTGCATTAGATGCCTTCTCTGAGGGGCTGTCCCTGACCCTCAGAGcatttctgagctctgcagggtggGTTAAGAACCTGAACTGAATGGTATGTGATCATGGAGCTCTTTGTTGACGTGCCttttttattctggtgttctaGAATCAACATACCATTTGCTTAAAAGTGTTTAAATTCTGGTGTTTTTAAAGCTATAAGAAAAAACTCATGACTGGGCTTGTGATGTTAATATTGCCCCCCTACTGGGGTTATTTGTCCTTGGGTTGAAGGGTTGGAAATCGTGCCAAATGGGATAACATTGCCGGTGGACTTCCAGGGGAGGAGTACGGGGGAGGCCTTCGTGCAGTTTGCTTCACAGGAAATAGCTGAAAAGGCTCTAAAGAAACACAAGGAAAGAATAGGGCACAGGTGGGGATGGATGGTTGGTTGGCTCTGTCACTTTTCTTATGGTAAACAATTAAATCCATATTctctcttctgaaaatgttaGCACCCCAATCAAAACAGTGTTTTGGTCTCTAACTTGGTGATGAGTAAAGATATTGATTGCTATAGTGTGTGTGGCACAGACTATTAAATCTACCCAAAAAATACAGGACAAAATTGAGATAAACTAAAACATGCTTTGGAAAATGAGTAATAATAGGCATTCAAAACTACAGTTTGGAAATGACAAAGTTGAGAGACTATGGCTTTAACTTCTCAAATAGCACCAATTCTGCCTTTAGCTCTAAAGACATGCACAGTATTCTTACTACCATAAGAAAATGTGATACTTTCTAAACTTGTTTTATAAGTTGAAATGTAACAAAATTACTTACTTGTATTAATCTTCAATGTAATAAGCATAGCTTTCAAGAAATTGTCACAAAGGGTTTTTATTCAATTTTACTTGTGACTATTTTTCATTGAAGCATGCACCTTATGCCTACGCTGAATTACTGAAGCATAGGCTGGGTTCAGTAGTACATGCAGAGCTATCTGTGGCATCCTGGTGGGTTAAACTCTCGGTGGAGATCGGGTTTTTAACCCTCTGTTTCCGTTGCCTTGAGCAACCGTGCTGAGTTGAGTGGACATCAGTCCCTCCTACATTGTTTGACTAACTTTTTAAACTGGGGGGAGGTGGGTGGGGAATCAGTATTGCTCCCCCACCCTTAAGGTTGGGATACTGCAAAGTATGTGGAGCACAAACCcttcagtaattttaatttcttgaaaatacaCTGATTTAAATGTAATGTAGTGCTAATAATAGTCATTGCCTACATAACGTTAAGAAACCTGGCTTAAAATTACTGCCAGTGTCAAGGCTATGACTAAATGGCTTGTTGTAAATGTGAACTTGTGAGGTGTTTGTGGAAGGAATCAAAGACTGACTTCTCCCTGTGCAAACACTTGTAGGTACATTGAGATCTTCAAGAGTAGTCGAGCAGAGGTGCGCACTCACTATGACCCTCCCCGCAAGCTGTTGGCCATGCAGAGACCTGGTCCGTACGACAGGCCTGGCCTGACGCGCGGATACAACAGTCTGGGTAGAGGAAGTAGCTTGGAGAGAATGAGGCGTGGAGCCTACGGAGGAGGTAAGTGCACGGaggcccagggagctgctcGTTTGAAAAGCAGCAACTCTTGGACCTGTTAGTGTCTCCCCAGCTGTATATGTGTCCTTGGCCTTAATTCTTGTAgaagaaatgaaatgctgtagaagaaatgaaatgttgTAGTGGTCATTGTTTGCAGTGTGTACTGTGTATTTGGATCTTTCTGTAGTCAAAATGAAAGTTTATTTGGATCTTTGTGTAGTTGAAATGAACATGTCCAATCTATTTCTAGGTTATGGAGGTTATGATGACTACAATGGGTATAATGATGGCTATGGGTTTGGTTCTGATAGATTTGGAAGAGGTAAGGATCTCTAATAGGAACAGTAACTGAACTTACGACATGTCccaaaagaaactaaaatacaTCTGAAAGACCTAGAATGGACTCTTTTCTCCGCAGGGATGTCGGACCACAGGTACGGCGACGGATCGTCCACCTTCCAGAGCACGACCGGCCACTGCGTCCACATGCGAGGTCTGCCCTACAGAGCCACAGAGAATGACATCTACAACGTGAGTGCCTCATGCTGCTCCCCAGTGCATGGCCTTGGGTCCCAGGGGCTTTGTGGGACATGccagctgcactgcagctggagTGTTCCTCTGGAGAAAATGGCTTGTTGTAAACCCAAACTGTTGCATTGGTGCGTTTTAATCTGTGTGACTGTTCCATGTGTAGTTCTTCTCACCTCTGAACCCTGTAAGAGTACACATTGAAATCGGACCAGATGGCAGGGTAACCGGAGAGGCAGATGTTGAATTTGCTACTCACGAGGACGCAGTGGCCGCTATGTCCAAAGACAAAGCGAATATGCGTAAGTCCGACCGCTCAGGAGCAGTGGCTTTAGGGAGCTGACAGCACTGCACAGTGCATCTGCTGCAACTGGAATGCCGAAGGTTTCAGTGCAGTCTCACTTGCAGTGAGACAAGCTGTACAGGTTTGGTGTGAAATGCTCTCATGGGAAAACTTTCTTCTTCCAGAACACAGATATGTAGAGCTCTTCCTGAATTCTACAGCAGGAGGAACTGGTGGTGCCTATGGTAGTCAGATGATGGGAGCAATGGGTATGTAACAGTCTAACTGCACTTCCAAACAAGTGCTTGCTGTGGAAGCTGGCTTATTTTATACAGCTCCTGCTTATTGTGTGCCTGGcatcaaaactgaaattcaacATTCTGTCTTAATCACACAGTCAAGGAGTCGGAAGGGGTAGTCCAAGATTGGAATACTAGCACATTGCCAGGTACATAAACCTTTTGAGAATACATTTGAGCTTTAGTAGGTTGAATAAACTTGTGGTGCTGAGTGTGGTATGCTTGGTGGAATGAGTGGCTTCTTTGGGAGTGTGGTAGTGCAAAATCTGGGAGATGCctatcctttttattttccttccccttccctaTTTGGAATACCAGAACATAGTTCGGTGATGGAGGATGTATCTGGCATGTGACCCTGCCATTCAAGCCGAGTCTTGGTGGTGGTGAGAGAGAGATACTTGGAATTGGGAGAAATTGTCTGAATTGCTCTTGCAAACCCcagaattcttaaaaaaatctaaaatgtgTGTTTGTAGCACAAGTCTTAAATGCCTGTTGCTGTTGTGCCTCTAAGACAGATACCCTCCTGACACCCAGCTGGGCTGGTTTCGGAGATGAAGGTGGGGTTGGTTTCTGTGGGAGCTCCTTTCTTGGAGGTGctggggggggtgggggtgtgTGGATACACTATTACTTTTATAATATTTGGTTACAAAATGTTTGTAGTTTAATGCTGATACTGAAACTACAGAAAGTAGTATAGGCAAGTGATGAGGTGAAGAGGTGTTTGATTAAACAGAGGTATCTGTGTCTgagccacagcactgctgtgatgTGAGGCACAACCACTCTGGAGCAGGAATAAGTTTGTCAGGGCCATATGCACATGACTGACTCCAGTTAAtgagctgctgtgcttctgAAAGGACAGCACTCCTGTGTAAGGTCCTTTAAAGCTAAGTTAAAGTCTTTTGGGGTGTGTTACAGTACAGATCAATCCTGTTTAGTATAGTCCACAGAAATTGTAAAAGTAACTTCTAAAGTTCTTGTTGCTGCTTGATTGCAGGGATGTCTTTAGAAACCCCATCACTTTCCTTGAGCATGTTAAACTTCCCTTGGTGTGAGCAAGGTAGTGCCAGAGTGCAGGGGCTGTTGGTTGGGTGAGGGCTGGGGTTGATGATGAGTAGATCTTGACCGGCAAGTTCTTAATGTTTTTACCCTTAACTTAAAGGGAGCCAATCCAGTTACGGTGCTCCAGGCAACCAGCAGCTGAGTGGGGGTTATGGCGGAGGATATGGAGGTCAAAGCAGCATGAGTGGCTATGGTaagagcatttctttttttgtttccattgaGCCAGGTGCAGCTGGCTTAACATACCCTTCACTGGTGTTGAAGGGTTGTGTTCTAACCTGGGCAGCACAGGCTCTGAAAGTTAAAAATGTGGCTTCTGTGACTTGGGgaattgggggggggggggaaatcaATTTAAAGCTCCAATGGGGATCTGAGGGGGGGAAATGTGGAAAACTATTCTTAAAGGGGCAGGAAATGCCAGTCTCAGACTTGCATTGCTCTGATCACATCTTTTCTTAATCCAAAAGCTGGAGACCAGCTTTGTTTAACCACCACAGTACAAATGGGGGAGGGGGTCATGGGAGGCTGGGTCCTCCCTATTCCCCCAGAGCAGTGGTAAAGCTCTGGCTTGGGAACGGGGTGATGCAGAGCTCGTGCTGTCGTTGAACATCCGATAACTGACTTTGGGTACGGAGCTGTAAACTGACACTTTGCAGCGTTGGGCACGGTAGACGGTATTTACGAGGTGGCCCAGCAAGGACAGGCGTTGGGGCAAGGATGCTTCGAGTCGGCCTGAGGCAGCTGTGAACCTGCTGTCGGTTTCCCCCTCAGACCCCGGGAGCCAGGGCGCCATGAACAGCAGCTACTACAGCAGTGGGAACCGCGCATCCATGGGAGTGAACGGCATGGGCGGCATGTCCAACATGTCCAACATGAGTGGTGGCTGGGGAATGTAACCAATCGCTGACTTTTGGTcacatcttttttaaaaaacaaaaaaacaaaaaactaagtTTAACAGTTTTGCAATACGAGCTTGTGATTTATGCTTTACTGTAAGTGAATTCAGGATTGTTTTAAAACCTTTCAGGTTCAGTATTTTTGAACATACAGAAATGAACATTCATCTAGGATGTAATAACCAAGTAAAGACTATAACTGTTAAACAATTTGGAGCGTTTCTCAAATTAGTTTTGTTGTAGGAGTGTATTTAAGCAGTAAGCGTATTTAGGTTAAAGCTGTTTGAATTATGTTAAATGTTGCTCTTATACCATATTACATCCAACACTGTTTTGAATACATGTTGAAAGAGACATGCTTTTTTGTAAAGAACCAATATAGGAGCTGTGTCTGAAAATCAAAGTGAACATTTGGCATGTTAGTTctagtttatttcttttaatatcctGTAAGGCAtgttaaagctttttttttttttaagttaatgGGGGAAACATGTTGAGACGCAATACGGCTACTTTAGGATTTTGGTCTTGGTGTTCGTATAAAATTCTGAGGCCTTGATTTAATCTTTCATTGTATTGTGATTTCCTTTTTAGGTGTATTGCGCTAAGTGAAACTTGTtaaataaatcttccttttaaaaactggaACTCACTCCTTCTTGACCTCCAGCTTCTTGTAACCACACTCTCAGCCATGTCCTGTGTGACTGTTGTGCTctggcccagcagctgctgagcactgaCCCCTCCCAGAGCACTGACCCAGAGAGTGTTAACAGTGACACGGGGGAACCACCCCCGCTGCTGGGGGTGCCCAGGGGGCCTTGGTTCAAAGCGCTGCATGGCTGTGCCATGAGCAGGGGGGGTCTGGGCGTTAAAACTCTGGGGTGGTGAGAGGTGATCTGTACTTTCCTGTAGGTATCAGTGGACTCAGCAGCTTACTGCAACCGTGTTTCAATAAATGCAACTTGACAAATATCCTGCTTAAAGATGTGGTTTTGTAAGCAACATAGTTACAGCTTTTTGAGCACTGCACCTTCCCCTGAAATGACAGGGAACTTGTTTCTGTGCAGTGGCCATAGTATTTTGTTTGCCCTTTGTAGTAAACTGTTTGTTCTGAAGTGTTAAGAACCTGAGGTGCCTGTCTACCCTCCTGTTCTGTAGCAGAGGAGGTGTAAGGGTGGAATTCTGAGCACGGGGTACTGCAGCCATGGCTGGCTGCCATGAAAACaacctgctgccagcccagctcagtgggctcctggccctgctctgcctctgttgGAGCTGGGTCAGAGTGGGGATCACCCCAGGTTTGCACTGTTTCACACGGAGCCTCTGGAAGAAGCTCACTTGGTcaaagagctgctctggaacCTGGGACACTCACGGGTACtgtgggggctgctggggcCAGGGCTGCCTTCAccgtgctgctgctgtggtgccaGCCCCGTGCTCTGGCACAGGAACACAAAACTGTTTTGGGATCCCTGGTGCAGCAGAACCCAGGCCTGGCAGAACAGGGACCTGGTGCCCCTGGgtctggggcagcagctgctcccctctGTCCCAGGGGTGGACACAGTGAACTGGAGTCActgccattttctttttggaaaaggGCAAAAGcagttccagctgcagggcagtggCTTCATCTGGTACCTTCCAAGAATACCACAGCGTTGGTCAGGCATCCCAGACACGTTCTGGTACCTTTAACTTAAACCTTGGATATGCCTGGCTGGACGAGAACATTCTCTTCTAGGATCTGTGACTGATAGGTGTTAAAAATTAGAACTTGCTTTCAGTTTTTGCAAAAGACTTTATTGTGTAACTACTGCACTGTGGTCACAGCGACTTCCAGAACAAGTATAATGTGCAGCTTTTGACTCCGCAGTGAACTGAAGGCACATTCATTGACACTCTACTTATAAAGCTTTCTATAGACAATTCATAAATTGACCTTTTCCTCTCTGGCTGACTAGAGCAAATACAAAACTGTACATGAGACAGGGGAGCACACAGGAGCACCTACAGTGAAGGTAAAGAAATTAAGTTCATGTACAGAGAGACAATGATATCTACAGGGATCAAATAAATGTAGAAATACCATATAcaaattttaatacaaatacctataaaaatcagaaaaatgaatCTTAGTTTCAAATAGAACTCTTGGGGAAATTACAGTTGATATaagctttttaattatttcagttggAGAAGCATTAGCTTGCACAATCCCTACAAATTAATTTACACTGCTCTTACAGTGGAAATTGTTAGACCAGCCAGTCCAGTCTGCTGCACAGAAGACACCTGcaattcagaattaaaaaaataatggctACTTTCCAATGTTAAAGTGGCTCAGTCAAGGGCAGGAGAGCCTTAGGAGGAGTTAGAGGAGCACTGCTGGAGAAGTAATGTGTGACAATTATCACAGACACGGACGGGTTTCGGGTACGATGGCAGCGCGAGTTCATTACTGGAACAACTGTTGCAGAAGATGTCCCCGCAGTTTCTGCAGTGGTGCTACAAAAACAGAGTCAGAATGAGCACAGCTGCCTAAAAAACGGCATCCGGAAGAAAGAAGTCAGGCCTTGGGAACTGTGTCCGAGTCCACTTCCAATAagcccagccctcccagcagcacttcCTTCTGCGCAGGGCCGAGTGCAGGGCGCGATCCCTCCGCGACCGGGAGCTGCACCCGCCGCGGCTCGggggcagccaggagcaggagcgGGGCCGGAGCGGGCGGGCCTGGCCGCGGAGGGAGGGCGGCGTCCCCGGGACAGCCTGCGCTGGGATGGGCTGCGCTGGCCCGCCCCGCCCGGCTCCCCGCACCGCGGGCCGGGCACCGAgcagtgcctgctctgctgggaaatgAGCCTGAACGCAGCCACAGCGGCTCTCCACCGACAGCACCGAAACAGGGGGCTGTATTACTTTTTGGGTCGCAAGTGCCAAACTATTTCCTATGTATTTATCATGCCAACAAGATTCAGA
The Parus major isolate Abel chromosome 13, Parus_major1.1, whole genome shotgun sequence DNA segment above includes these coding regions:
- the HNRNPH1 gene encoding heterogeneous nuclear ribonucleoprotein H isoform X21, coding for MSTTEAETEQSLTPNVMLNTESSEGYVVKVRGLPWSCSTEEVQRFFSDCKILNGALGIRFIYTREGRPSGEAFAELESEEDVKLALKKDRETMGHRYVEVFKSNNVEMDWVLKHTGPNSPDTANDGFVRLRGLPFGCSKEEIVQFFSGLEIVPNGITLPVDFQGRSTGEAFVQFASQEIAEKALKKHKERIGHRYIEIFKSSRAEVRTHYDPPRKLLAMQRPGPYDRPGLTRGYNSLGRGSSLERMRRGAYGGGYGGYDDYNGYNDGYGFGSDRFGREWTLFSAGMSDHRYGDGSSTFQSTTGHCVHMRGLPYRATENDIYNFFSPLNPVRVHIEIGPDGRVTGEADVEFATHEDAVAAMSKDKANMQHRYVELFLNSTAGGTGGAYGSQMMGAMGSQSSYGAPGNQQLSGGYGGGYGGQSSMSGYDPGSQGAMNSSYYSSGNRASMGVNGMGGMSNMSNMSGGWGM
- the HNRNPH1 gene encoding heterogeneous nuclear ribonucleoprotein H isoform X5, with amino-acid sequence MSTTEAETEQSLTPNVMLNTESSEGYVVKVRGLPWSCSTEEVQRFFSDCKILNGALGIRFIYTREGRPSGEAFAELESEEDVKLALKKDRETMGHRYVEVFKSNNVEMDWVLKHTGPNSPDTANDGFVRLRGLPFGCSKEEIVQFFSGLEIVPNGITLPVDFQGRSTGEAFVQFASQEIAEKALKKHKERIGHRYIEIFKSSRAEVRTHYDPPRKLLAMQRPGPYDRPGLTRGYNSLGRGSSLERMRRGAYGGGYGGYDDYNGYNDGYGFGSDRFGREWTLFSAGMSDHRYGDGSSTFQSTTGHCVHMRGLPYRATENDIYNFFSPLNPVRVHIEIGPDGRVTGEADVEFATHEDAVAAMSKDKANMQHRYVELFLNSTAGGTGGAYGSQMMGAMVKESEGVVQDWNTSTLPAQVLNACCCCASKTDTLLTPSWAGFGDEGMSLETPSLSLSMLNFPWCEQGSQSSYGAPGNQQLSGGYGGGYGGQSSMSGYALGTVDGIYEVAQQGQALGQGCFESA
- the HNRNPH1 gene encoding heterogeneous nuclear ribonucleoprotein H isoform X19 produces the protein MSTTEAETEQSLTPNVMLNTESSEGYVVKVRGLPWSCSTEEVQRFFSDCKILNGALGIRFIYTREGRPSGEAFAELESEEDVKLALKKDRETMGHRYVEVFKSNNVEMDWVLKHTGPNSPDTANDGFVRLRGLPFGCSKEEIVQFFSGLEIVPNGITLPVDFQGRSTGEAFVQFASQEIAEKALKKHKERIGHRYIEIFKSSRAEVRTHYDPPRKLLAMQRPGPYDRPGLTRGYNSLGRGSSLERMRRGAYGGGYGGYDDYNGYNDGYGFGSDRFGREWTLFSAGMSDHRYGDGSSTFQSTTGHCVHMRGLPYRATENDIYNFFSPLNPVRVHIEIGPDGRVTGEADVEFATHEDAVAAMSKDKANMQHRYVELFLNSTAGGTGGAYGSQMMGAMVKESEGVVQDWNTSTLPGSQSSYGAPGNQQLSGGYGGGYGGQSSMSGYALGTVDGIYEVAQQGQALGQGCFESA
- the HNRNPH1 gene encoding heterogeneous nuclear ribonucleoprotein H isoform X2, whose product is MSTTEAETEQSLTPNVMLNTESSEGYVVKVRGLPWSCSTEEVQRFFSDCKILNGALGIRFIYTREGRPSGEAFAELESEEDVKLALKKDRETMGHRYVEVFKSNNVEMDWVLKHTGPNSPDTANDGFVRLRGLPFGCSKEEIVQFFSGLEIVPNGITLPVDFQGRSTGEAFVQFASQEIAEKALKKHKERIGHRYIEIFKSSRAEVRTHYDPPRKLLAMQRPGPYDRPGLTRGYNSLGRGSSLERMRRGAYGGGYGGYDDYNGYNDGYGFGSDRFGRGMSDHRYGDGSSTFQSTTGHCVHMRGLPYRATENDIYNFFSPLNPVRVHIEIGPDGRVTGEADVEFATHEDAVAAMSKDKANMQHRYVELFLNSTAGGTGGAYGSQMMGAMVKESEGVVQDWNTSTLPAQVLNACCCCASKTDTLLTPSWAGFGDEGMSLETPSLSLSMLNFPWCEQGSQSSYGAPGNQQLSGGYGGGYGGQSSMSGYDPGSQGAMNSSYYSSGNRASMGVNGMGGMSNMSNMSGGWGM
- the HNRNPH1 gene encoding heterogeneous nuclear ribonucleoprotein H isoform X13; the encoded protein is MSTTEAETEQSLTPNVMLNTESSEGYVVKVRGLPWSCSTEEVQRFFSDCKILNGALGIRFIYTREGRPSGEAFAELESEEDVKLALKKDRETMGHRYVEVFKSNNVEMDWVLKHTGPNSPDTANDGFVRLRGLPFGCSKEEIVQFFSGLEIVPNGITLPVDFQGRSTGEAFVQFASQEIAEKALKKHKERIGHRYIEIFKSSRAEVRTHYDPPRKLLAMQRPGPYDRPGLTRGYNSLGRGSSLERMRRGAYGGGYGGYDDYNGYNDGYGFGSDRFGREWTLFSAGMSDHRYGDGSSTFQSTTGHCVHMRGLPYRATENDIYNFFSPLNPVRVHIEIGPDGRVTGEADVEFATHEDAVAAMSKDKANMQHRYVELFLNSTAGGTGGAYGSQMMGAMVKESEGVVQDWNTSTLPAQVLNACCCCASKTDTLLTPSWAGFGDEGSQSSYGAPGNQQLSGGYGGGYGGQSSMSGYALGTVDGIYEVAQQGQALGQGCFESA
- the HNRNPH1 gene encoding heterogeneous nuclear ribonucleoprotein H isoform X24, whose product is MSTTEAETEQSLTPNVMLNTESSEGYVVKVRGLPWSCSTEEVQRFFSDCKILNGALGIRFIYTREGRPSGEAFAELESEEDVKLALKKDRETMGHRYVEVFKSNNVEMDWVLKHTGPNSPDTANDGFVRLRGLPFGCSKEEIVQFFSGLEIVPNGITLPVDFQGRSTGEAFVQFASQEIAEKALKKHKERIGHRYIEIFKSSRAEVRTHYDPPRKLLAMQRPGPYDRPGLTRGYNSLGRGSSLERMRRGAYGGGYGGYDDYNGYNDGYGFGSDRFGREWTLFSAGMSDHRYGDGSSTFQSTTGHCVHMRGLPYRATENDIYNFFSPLNPVRVHIEIGPDGRVTGEADVEFATHEDAVAAMSKDKANMQHRYVELFLNSTAGGTGGAYGSQMMGAMGSQSSYGAPGNQQLSGGYGGGYGGQSSMSGYALGTVDGIYEVAQQGQALGQGCFESA